The window CCGTCCATCACCGGACCGCCGAAGTAGATGAAGGCCGCACCCGCGGCGTTTCCATGGATGCTGCTCAAGCGGGCCCCCACGATGACGTCGGCGTAGCCGTCCCCATTCACGTCGCCAGCCCCCGCGACCGAGACGCCGAACTGGTCGTTGGCCGCCATCCCCGTCATGCTCACGAAGGGGGTTGTGGAAAGCCGAGGGCCCCCCAGGTAGACGTAGGCCTCGCCCGCGTCCTTGGCGGCGCTGTCGTTGTAGATGGCCCCCGCGATGACGTCGGCGATCCCGTCGCCGTTCACGTCACCGGCGTTGGCGACGGACCATCCGAGGTTGTCGTCGGGCGCCTCGGCCAGGAGATCGATCTGCGCCTCGGCCACCGCCTGGACGACCTGGGCAGGCGCGGGCGACGCCCCGAACGCGAGCGCGGCCAGCGCGCCGAGGGACCATGGCCAGGAGGGACCGGCCTGCCAACGCCGCGCGCTCATCGCCCGCGGCGGAAGACGTAGAGCGTGTAGCCGAACAGGGCCAGGAGAGGCAGGGAGAACAGCAAGCCCCGCCCCCGGCCCGCGGGCGATGCAGAGTACATCACGTGCACCGCTTCGAGGCCCGGCTTGGGGTTGCGCTCCGAGGTCACG is drawn from Candidatus Polarisedimenticolia bacterium and contains these coding sequences:
- a CDS encoding integrin alpha, whose translation is MSARRWQAGPSWPWSLGALAALAFGASPAPAQVVQAVAEAQIDLLAEAPDDNLGWSVANAGDVNGDGIADVIAGAIYNDSAAKDAGEAYVYLGGPRLSTTPFVSMTGMAANDQFGVSVAGAGDVNGDGYADVIVGARLSSIHGNAAGAAFIYFGGPVMDG